From the genome of Microbacterium lacus, one region includes:
- a CDS encoding LysE family translocator — MVPVDNLLAFVLASLVLIVIPGPSVLFTIGRALALGRIGGLLSVLGNALGLLPIIGLVALGVGGIVARSVVLFTIVKVAGALYLMFLGIQAIRHRGRAAEAALSGALPRSHWRQLGEGFVVGITNPKTIAFFVAVLPQFVDLDSGSVPLQMVELGLVFFVIALISDGVWALAAAGARAWFGKSPRRISVLSATGGGLMIGLGGILLLSGSKH, encoded by the coding sequence GTGGTCCCGGTCGACAATCTCCTCGCGTTCGTCCTCGCGTCGCTCGTGCTGATCGTGATCCCGGGGCCGAGCGTGCTCTTCACGATCGGTCGCGCACTCGCCCTCGGCCGCATCGGGGGCCTTCTGAGCGTGCTCGGGAACGCGCTCGGGCTCCTGCCGATCATCGGCCTGGTCGCACTCGGGGTCGGCGGGATCGTGGCGCGCTCGGTCGTGCTGTTCACGATCGTGAAGGTAGCCGGCGCGCTGTACCTGATGTTCCTCGGCATCCAGGCGATCCGCCATCGCGGACGCGCGGCCGAGGCGGCGCTGTCGGGCGCGCTCCCCCGCTCGCACTGGCGTCAGCTCGGCGAAGGGTTCGTCGTCGGCATCACGAACCCGAAGACGATCGCGTTCTTCGTCGCGGTGCTGCCGCAGTTCGTCGACCTGGATTCGGGCTCGGTGCCGCTGCAGATGGTCGAGCTCGGGCTCGTCTTCTTCGTGATCGCTCTCATCTCGGACGGAGTCTGGGCGCTCGCGGCCGCGGGCGCCCGCGCCTGGTTCGGCAAGTCGCCGCGACGCATCTCGGTGCTCTCGGCGACCGGAGGCGGGCTCATGATCGGGCTCGGCGGGATCCTGCTGCTCTCCGGCAGCAAACACTGA